From Candidatus Bathyarchaeota archaeon:
TTAATAGTTTCTTTTTCGTTGCTCAGCAAAAGCATTTTAGTGTCGAATATATCTCATAGGCTGGATGAAACTCGATGGATAAGCCGTATCTACGTAAACTTTCAAACCCCACCCTAGACAACCCAATCTTCGTACAGGGCTTACCCGGATTCGGCAACGTGGGGCGTATTGCGGCTCATCTGCTGATAAAATTCTGCGACGCCAAACCCTTCGCCGAACTCTACTCACCTTCATTCCCCGATTACATCTCCATAACCACCAAAGGCATCGCACATCTACCCCGCTACGAATTCTACTATGCACCTATGGAGAAAAACAACCTCGTAATCATGACTGGCGAAATCCAGCCTAGCTTCGACGACGTCGTAGCCCATTACATGGTTTGCGAGTCAGTGATTGATTTTGTGCAGGAAATAGGCTGCCAATTTCTAGTTACCATGGGCGGCGTCCCCATAACTGAGGACAAAACACAGGTGTTCATAGCTGCCACTTCGCCCCGTTTAGCGACAGAATTCATGGAAAAAGGCGGCGTCATCTACAGCAAAGGCCGAATCGTCGGCGGCACAGGTTTAACTTTGGCGTTGGCTAAGGAACGTAAAATCGACGGCGTCAGCCTATTGGGCACAACAATGGGTTTCAAGGCTGATAAGGGCGCTGGTTTTCTAGTTTTCAAGTTTTTGATGAAGGCGTTGGGAAAAGAGATAAAAGAAGGTTTGGCTGAAAACAATCAGCCTGAAGAGCAATAAGGTGCGCGATGGGATGACACAAACTGAAAACCTGCAAGTAAGCGGTATGGATTCAAAATTCTCCAAAATAGCCTTAACCCTTTTGA
This genomic window contains:
- a CDS encoding PAC2 family protein, which produces MDKPYLRKLSNPTLDNPIFVQGLPGFGNVGRIAAHLLIKFCDAKPFAELYSPSFPDYISITTKGIAHLPRYEFYYAPMEKNNLVIMTGEIQPSFDDVVAHYMVCESVIDFVQEIGCQFLVTMGGVPITEDKTQVFIAATSPRLATEFMEKGGVIYSKGRIVGGTGLTLALAKERKIDGVSLLGTTMGFKADKGAGFLVFKFLMKALGKEIKEGLAENNQPEEQ